From one Erinaceus europaeus chromosome 4, mEriEur2.1, whole genome shotgun sequence genomic stretch:
- the LOC103110832 gene encoding small EDRK-rich factor 2-like produces MKKQSDLVKGKHRDDGLSATTHKQRDSEIMQQKQKKANKKKEEPK; encoded by the coding sequence ATGAAAAAGCAGAGTGACTTGGTTAAGGGGAAGCACCGAGATGACGGGCTTTCTGCCACTACCCACAAGCAGAGGGACTCGGAGATCATGCAGCAGAAGCAGAAAAAGGcaaacaagaagaaggaggaaccCAAGTAG